Part of the Robbsia sp. KACC 23696 genome, GTCATGCCTTCCTCGTTGTCGTCGGTACGTTGATAGCCGAAACCGTACTCGAATAAGGAGATCGTCAATTCGGGATGGTTCGCGATGCAGTGATAGCACTCGCGATTGTTCTCCATCACCAATTTCCAATTGCCTTCCTCGACGATATCGATCGACGCGGCAATCTTGCAGTCGACCAGTTCGTGCGGCGCCAGATAGGGCGTCATCTTCTCGCGCATCGCGGCAAAATCGTCGGGAGGGTCGTCGGCAAGGCAGATAAAGAGCAGTCCGCCCAGCTCCTCGAGATGCACCGTCTTGAGGCTGTGCTTGCAGCGGTCGAACGTATCGCCCATCTGCTCGGCGAACAACAGCTTGCCGTTCAGATCATAGGTCCAGCTGTGATACGGGCAAACGATATTCGACAACGAGCCCTTGCTCTCTTCGCACAGCCGTGCGCCGCGATGCCGGCACACATTATGCAATGCGCGGATCCGCATATCGTCGTCGCGGACGATCAGAATCGAATCATTGCCGATATCGACGGTGATGAAATCGCCCGGCTCGGGCACGTCCGGCGCCACGCCCACCTGGATCCAATGGCGCTTGAAGATGGCCGCCATGTCGACATCGAATAGCGCCTCGCTCGTATAAAAGGGCGCTTCGAGGGTATAGCCTTTTTCCCGCCGCGCGACCAATGCGCGAACCTCCGCCGACACCTTCATCATCTGCTCCGTATGCGACGTTTTCTCAGTAATCAACGAGTTGATGCTCGCGCAGATACGCCAGGATCATTTGTGCTTTTTCGACAGGACTACCTGCATTTACGACGTTGCCGCCGCGACTTTCCGTCGTGGTCGCCGACAGCATCCGTGCGTGCCCGCTGCGCTTTTCGACTGCCGCCAAACGCACCGGCTTTGCATTGGCCGGCGCCCAGCGCCACGCGGCATGAACGCCAGACGCGGCCGCGTCGTCGCGCGTTGCCGCTCGCTGCGCCGTCACGACACGCCCGGCCTGCATGCGGGCATACGCGAAACGCGGCGTGGCTTCTGCCAAAGGATGCACGGCGACCACGGCCGGCAACGTCGCGCTGACCGTCCGGCGCACGCCTTTCGGCAGGAACTGGCGCACCGCCACGTCGCCCCCTCGCACCGTCAGTGTCACGGCATCCGGCACGACGCTGGCGCCTAGCCGCGACGCCAGCGCATACGGCACCATGCCGCTGGCCAGTCCGAGATCGGCACGCGATCCGGTCAAGATCAGCGTGTAGTTTTTCAAGACGTCGCCGAGGGCCGCCACTGCATCCTCGTCGTCGCCAAGCGGCATCACATTGATCCTGCCAGCGCCGAGCGCCAGGTAATCGCGCAGCGCAGGATTGCCGGGGTCGCCGGCGTGCCAGACATCGAGCGTCGCTTGCGCGCTGTCCTCGGCAACGAGTGCCAGGCCACAGGCCAATGCAGCGGCGTCGTTGCGGCTGTAACGCCAAGTCCCGCTCACCGGGTGACGCCCTATCGAGACCATTACCGCTATTTTCGTCATGCCACGGCTCCGGCGTTTTCGTCGATCGATGCGTCGATGTCGCGGGAGGCGCTTCGCGGTGCCGATGCGCTCGGCGCCACCGCCGACACTGCCGTTGCCGCGCTCGGTACACGCGATTGCTCGTGCGCTGTCCTTGCTGTCTCGATTACGTCGGTCAAGGCCGCGATGACGCGCTCCGCATCGTCGACGATCAGCAGATTCGCGCGTTTCGAGATGGGTGCGCTGGCGTCGGTGTTCACGGCGATCACATGCCTGCAGGACTTGATCCCCTGCAGATGCTGGACCGCGCCGGAGATGCCGAACGCGACATACACACTGGCTTCCACTGTCTTGCCGGTCGCGCCGATTTGCTTATCGCGGGTAAAGCGACCATCGTCGACGGCCACGCGGCTCGCGCCCACCGCGGCGCCCAAGGCAACGGCGAGACGTTCCAGCGCCGACACGTCGCGTACGCCGTTGCCGCCCGCGACGATGGCATCGGCCTCTTCCAATGGCAAGCGCATCGAATCCATCGCATCGAGGCCGAGGTCGCGATAGCGCGCGGGGCGCGTGTCCGCCTTTCCGGCACCCGTTGCGAGCGCGTCGATTTCCGTCGCATCGATCCTTACGCCGCTCCCCACGAACGGGAGTGCCGGCACGACCGCGTTGCGCGCGAGCAGAACGATGTCCGGTACCGTCCGCGATGCGAATTGGCGAGTGCCGTCCGCGTAGACGGCGACATGATGCGCATCGATCTCGACGATCTGCGTCGCGATGGACTTCCCGGACGATGCCGCATAACGGCGTCCCAGGTCAGCCTCGCCGGCGCGATCCGGCATCAGCAGGTGCAGCGGTCGATAGCGATCGACGCAGGCGCGCAGCAACTGAACGCTGGCGTCGGGCGCGAACAGGTGCCGCTCCTTTTCGGGATACACCAGGACCCGGTCGGCACCCAGCGCGGCAACATCATCATGGCAGGCACCAAACACGATCAAGACGACCTCGGTGTCCGCATCGGCCAACAAGGCAGCGGCCGCAATGGCCTCCGCCGCATGCGCATCGAGCATGCCCCTATCGGAGTACGCCAGCACCATCAGGCTGCGTGCCGCGACTTTTTCCAACCGTGTCGGCTTGCTCGACGTCTGGCGATGGTCGTGGCGCGGACCCGCGTCGTCGTCACAAAGCGCCGCCAACGGCGTGGTGCCCAGCGTGATGCGGATCAATCCACACGGGCCGATGGTAAAGGGGCGCCGCGGCGTGATGCGCGGTGGCCTCCCGTTCGGCGCAGAATGCTGTGTCATCGTCACTCCAAGCCCGCGGCGAACAGCTCCGCGATATCCTGCACGTCAGGCCTTGCCCCTTGGACGCCTTCCAGCATCGCCGTGCAATTCGGGCACGCCACGGCGACGATGTCGGCGCCAACGGCGCCTGCATCCGCCATCCGGATATTCGGGATACGCTGCGTACCCGGAATATCGGTCAACGGCGCCCCGCCGCCACCGCCACAGCATCGTCCACGCAGGCCGTGACGTTCCATTTCGACAACGCGAATGCCGATCCCTTTCAAGACGTTCCGTGGCGCGTCGATTTCGCCGTTATAGCGGCCGAGATAGCAAGGATCGTGATAGGTGATGCGCTTTTCCGAGAGAGCCGTCGGTAACGCCGACACGACCTTGCCGGCATCCGTCAATTCCTGAATCAGCGCGGTATGATGCTGTACCGTGAAGTAAGCGCCGAACGTCCGGTACTCGTTCCGCAGGCTATGCAGCACGTGCGGATCGGCCGTGACGATACGCTTGAAATCGAATTCGGACAAGGTGGCGATCAGCGTCGTCGCACGTTGTTGGAACGTGGCTTCATCGCCGAGCCGGCGCGCGGTGTCGCCGCAGTCCGTCTCCCTCGCGCCAAGCACCGCGAAAGAAAGGCCTGCGCGATTCAGAATCTTGACCAGCGCACGCAGCGTGCGTTGATAGCGCATGTCGAACGCGCCCTCGCCAGCCAACAGCAGGACGTCCACCGGGCGTCCCGCTCGGATCTGCTGCACTTGCAGATCCACCGCCCAGTCGTAGCGTGCCGCGATGTCATGCCCGTTCGCGCTGCCGGTCTCGCGCAGATTGGCCAGCGTCTCCGGGCCTTTGCCCGGTACATCGCCGCTAACCAGCGTGCGATTACGGCGCATATCGACGATGGCATCCACGTGTTCGATCAGCATCGGGCATTCCTGCACACAGGCACGGCAGGTCGTGCACGACCAGATCGTGTCGGCTTCGATCATCGACGCCAGCAACGGCTTGTCCGGCGCGCCATGATGCTGTCCCACCGGAATGCCGGGTGTCGGACTGCCGGCATACGCTGCATCGCTCGCACCGACCATGCCGCTGACGAAGTCCTGAATCAACTTTTTGGGATTGAGCGGCTGACCCGCGGCGAAAGCAGGACAGGCCGCTTCGCATTTGCCGCACTGCACGCAGGCGTCGAAGCCAAGCAATTGATTCCAGCGAAATTCCACCGGTTTGGCGACACCGTAATCCGCGGCCGTCAACGCAACGCGCTTCAGCGCCGTGGGTGGCACCGCGTCCCGTGCGACGGGGCCGCTTGAAAAGCGCTCCTGTCTGGGGTGAAACGCCAGATGCAGCAAACCCGCCATCGCGTGCTTCATCGGACCGCCCGCCGCGGCGCCGAAGGTCATCGCATACGCGCCGGCGGCAATCAGTAACGCGACGATCACGGCGAGCGCGCCGGACAGCGCACCGGCCGGCAGTATCATCCAAAGGACGAGACCTGCGGCAAAGGCGCCGAGGAACCATGGCAGGCCATCCCACGGGCCTTTGGACAGGCGCGTCGGCGCCGGCTGTGCGCCATGACGACGACGCCATACGAAGAATACCCCGCCCAACATCACGAGCGCGGCCAGCAGCGTCAGCTTGTCGAGCCAGCGCGCATACAGTGCGAAGCCGTAATTCAGGAAAACCAATGCGATCGCCATGATTGCGCCGCCTGCCGTGGCCACATGGGTTTTTGCAATATAAGGATCGCGCGCGACAACATGGTGCAGATCGACGAAATAGCGTTTTGGCACCGTGAGCAATTGCCAGATGCGGGTCTCGCCTGCCTCACTCGCGCGCCCCGCGCGCCAGTAGCGCGCGCGACGCGCCATTGCAAAGCCCAAACTGGCAACGGACAGCCATAACAGGACGGTGATCACGTAGACGGGCGCCATGATCAAAAATCCTTGCAAAGACGCAATGCGTCATAGATCGCTGCATGGATGTTATGCATCGAGATGCAATCGCCCACGCGGAACAGCAGAAAGCGCCCCCGGCCGAGCGGCTCGCTTAACGATGGCTGCGGTTCGGAAGCGAACAAGGCATGCACGTCGATCTGCCCGCGATTGACGGACTCGGGCTTCAACTTCCAGTACAAGGCGTCGTTGGGCGTGCTGCCGTTCTCGATGACCACCTGATCGACGGCGCGCTCCTGCAGCGCTTCGGTATATTCGTTACGCAGCACCGCGATCTTCTGGCCGTCTTCCTCGTACACCTTGTCGAGCCAAAAATTGGGCGTATGAATCACGTCCTGCGCATAGAGGCGACGATAGAAAATCGGGAATGTGGTGCCGCCCACGTCATCCGCGACCTTGACATCCGGCGTGACGATCTCGACCTGACCGCCTCGGCTCGCGATGAAATCCGCTACACCGGCACCGGCATGCGTGCTGATGCCGTCATAAACGAGCACGCGCTTTCCCGGCGCGACCTTGCCGGAGAGGATATCCCAGGCACTGACCGCGAGCCCCTCCGCCACGCCCCAGGCCGGCACCTGCTGCGTGAAAGCGCTGCCACCGGTGGCGAGGATGACGATATCGGGCTTCTCCGCCATGATCATCTTGTCGTCGGCCGCCGTCCCGAGGCGCCGATCCACGCCCAGCCGCTTCGTCTCCATATCGAACCAGCGGACGATACCGGCCATCTGCTCGCGCTGCGGCGCTTTCGCCGCCAGCAAAATCTGGCCGCCTACTTGCGCGTTTTTCTCGAAAAGCACCACGTCATGGCCGCGTGATCTGGCCACCCGCGCGGCTTCCAGCCCCGCGGGACCCGCACCCACGATCACGACCTTGCGCTTCGGGCCGGACGACGGTGCGATGACATGAGGCATCGTCGCTTCGCGTGACGTTGCCGCGTTTTGCACGCAGAGCACGTCCTGACCGAGGTATTGTCGATCGATACAATAATTGGCGCCGACGCATTGCTTGATTTCGTCTTCGCGACCATCGCGAATCTTGATCACCATATGCGGGTCGGCGATCTGCGCCCGCGTCATGCCGACCAGATCGATCATGCCGTTTTCAAGCAAACGCTCGGCCTGCGCGGCGTCTCGAATACTTTGGGCATGCATGACCGGCACGGACACCACGGATTTGATTCCGGCCGCCAGATGCACGAACGGCTCCGGCGGCAGCGCCATCGGCGGCATGCAATTCGCGAGCGTATTATGCGTATCCCCACCGGAGCCGATAACGCCAATGTAATCGATCAATCCCGTCTCGGACATCGCGTGCGCGATCTCTTTCAACTGCTCATGGTCGAGTCCGTCTTCGTGAAACTCGTCACCGCACATGCGCAGACCCACGCAGAAGTCGGCGCCCACCGCTTCGCGCACGGCCAGCAACACTTCCTTGCCGAATCGCAGCCGGTTTGCAAGCGAGCCGCCCCATTCGTCGGTCCGGAAATTGGTACGCGGACTCCAGAATTGATCGATCAGATGCTGGTGCGCCGCCGAGATCTCGATACCGTCCATGCCGGCCGCTTTGACACGCTTTGCCGCCGCCGCGAAGTCGCCGATGATGCGCTGGATTTCCTCGACCTCGATGATTTTCGCATTGCCGCGATGCACCGGCTCGCGTACGCCGGAGGGCGACATCAGATGCGGCCAGTGCTCGCCATAATAAGATGAGCGCCGCCCCATATGCGTTGCCTGAATCATGATCTTCGCGCCGTGCCGGTGCATCGCTTCGGCGAGACGCGCCAACGGATCGACGATCTTGTCGGTCGACAGATTGACCGACTTCCACCAACCCTGCGGACTGTCGATCGAGACGGGACTGGATCCGCCGCAGATGGCCAGCCCCACGCCGCCCTTGGCTTTTTCTTCGTAATAGCGGATATACCGATCCCCAGGCAAGCCGCCGGGCTCCGCATACACCTCCGCATGCGCGGTACTGACGATCCGATTGCGCAATGTCAGCCGGTTCAGCGTCAAGGGCTTGAAAAGATGGGGATAGCGCATTGCTGCTCGACCTCATGAACTTCGTTTATCGGCACATCACGCAGCGATATGCCCGTGCTAGCCGCGCGGCGAGACGACGAACACGCAATGCCCATGGCATTCGCCGGCGCATTGGGACTCCACCGACTGCGACGCGGGCCCCCTGTTTTGCCCTTCCGCGACGGTGTCGTTGACCCAGTCCATCGCGCCCGCGAACCACCCCGCGAACATATAGCAGAGCTTGCCGCGTGCTTCCGGTTGCGCCAACACGAATGAAGAGAAATGTAGATGCACCACCGCGTGTGCACGCGTCGGATCGGATTCGACGATGGTGAACAATCCCCAACCGCGTTGCGACAAACGGTTCAAGTAGTGCGCGAACACCGCCATGCCACTGATGCCGTGCTGCGCCGCTTCCTTGTCGCACCAGTGATAGGCCGATTTGTATCCGGCCTTGTACAGACTCTCGGCATAGACTTCCCGGCCCAACGCTTCTTCGACCGCGATATGGTTGTTCGTAAAAAAATGCCGGGGCACATACAGCATCGGCAAAGCGTCCGTCGTCCAGACACCGGTTTCGGGATCGACGTCGATTGGCAGTTGCGGTTGCATCGCAAAAATTCCTTTTTTGGCATGAATGCTTTCGCGCACGCCCAGACCGGGCGCCGCGTGTTCGGACGGCGGAAAACCCGTTGCGCCGCTCAGACGGCCCAGACGTCGCCGAAGATCCGCATCCAGTTTTCGCCCATGACTTTTTTGATACGCGCCTCGCCCCAGCCGGCGCGCTGCATCGCCACCGTCAGATTCGGAAACTCGCCGATCGTGCGGATCCCTTCCGGATTGACCACCTTGCCGAATTTGGTCAGCTCGCGATACCGACCCTTGTCGTGCGTGATCCAATCGAAGAACTCGGTCGAATAGCCTTGCGTGAAGTCCGTGCCGATGCCCACCTTGTCTTCACCGATCACATCGATGACGTACTCGATCGCTTCCAGATAATCCTCGACCGATGCATCGATGCCCCGCTTCAGGAACGGCGCGAACATCGTCACGCCGACGAAGCCGCCCGCATCGGCGATCTCTTTCAATTGTTCGTCGCTCTTGTTGCGCGGATGTTCCTTCAAACCCGAGGGGCAGCAATGCGAATAACAAACCGGCTTCTTCGAGGCCGCAATCGCTTCCGACGACGTTTTGCCGCCCACATGCGAGAGGTCGACCATGATGCCGACCCGGTTCATTTCCTGGATTACTTCGCGACCAAAGCCGGACAGACCACCGTCGCGTTCATAACAGCCGGTGCCCACCAGATTCTGCGTGTTGTAGCAAAGCTGGACGACATTGACGCCCAGCTCCTTGAATGTCTCGATATAGCCGAGGTTGTCCTCGAAGGCGTGGGCGTTCTGGAAACCAAAGATGATGCCGGTCTTGTTCTGCGCCTTTGCCGTCAGGATGTCGGCCGTCGTCCGGACCTGCATCAGGATGTCGCTGTAGGCGCGAATCTGCTGCTTCATCTCCGCGATGTTATCGATGGTTTTCTGAAAGCTTTCCCATACCGAGACGGTGCAGTTCACCGCCGTCACGCCCCCTTTTCGCATATCGTCGAACACGGACTTTTCAAAGCGGGAGATATTCAGACCGTCGATGATGATGCTGTCGTCGTGCAGGGTAGACATCGTGTGCTCCGCGGTGGCGTGGTCAAGTCGTGCATCTATTTTTGATGCGCCTATTCCGCGTCAATTTTCGTTTTCAGACGTGTTCTTGTCCTTTTCCGACACCGACGTCGAATTCCGGCAAGTCGCGGTTTTGGGCGCCGTGGCATGGACTCGGGATAACGGCCCGTGCGCCGTTATCCGGATTTCCCCAGGGGGCGCGTGTAAACGGCCCCCGGTGATTTTTTTCGATGGCATAGTGTGCCCAGCACGATGTAGAAGAATAATTGCCGGGACGCCCCATGTCACCAGAACGCATCGCATCGCTGACGCATTTTGCGCTGATGCCACTGCCCAATTTCACGATGATTGCGTTCGTCAACGCGATAGAAGTGCTGCGGATGGCCAACTATCTTATGGGCCGAAATATCTACCGTTGGACCGTGATCACGCCCGAGGGCGGCCCGGTCAGTGCCAGCAACGGATTGGCCGTCGACAGCATGGCGGCCGACGCGTGCGGCACGCCCGATATGGTCTTCGTCATCGGCGGGATCGACGCGCAACGCGAGACGCGGCCGGAGCATCTCTCCACACTGCGACGCTTCTCACGGCAGGGCAGCGCGCTAGGCGGCCTCTGCACCGGCACCTATGCTTTGGCCCGCGCCGGTCTGTTAGAGGGATATGCGTGCGCCATCCATTGGGAAAATCTGTCGGCGCTGAAAGAAGAGTTCACGCAAACCCGCTTCCTCAAGGAATTATTCGTCATCGATCGCGACCGGGTGACCTGCACCGGTGGCGTGGCGCCGCTCGATATGATGTTGCATCTGATCGCGCCGCGGGTGGGCACCGCCATCATCACGCAGATCGCGGAACAATTCATTATCGAGCACGTGCGCGATACGTCGGCCCAGCAGAAAATGCCATTGGTCGCGCGCCTGGGTTCAGCGAATAAATCGCTATTCGAAGCAATCGCCTTGATGGAAAGCAATATCGAGGAGCCGCTTTCACGCAATGCGCTGGCGAGCCTGGCCGGCATGTCGCAGCGACAACTGCAACGGCTGTTCCGGGAGCACCTTGGTGTGACGCCCACGCACTATTATCTGACGCTGCGTTTGCGTCGGGCGCGCGAGCTGCTGATGCAAACCGATATGTCGATCATGACGATCACCGTCGCCTGCGGCTTTCAATCGGCTTGCCATTTCAGCAAGTCGTATCGCGAAGCGTTCGGCACCGCCCCCACCACGGACCGACGCCGTCAGTTGCCGAGCCTCGGCACCCTCGTCGGGGGCGTTCGCGCCGCGGCTTAGCGGCTATACCCGGCGCGCGTCGTTGCTGATTTACGTGCGCAAAGGCGCCGCCGCATCGAGCATGATGCGCACGAAGTAATCGGCGAAACTGCGGCGAATGATCAATTCGAACGTGTCTTCGGCAGTCTGCATCAACGTAAGCGATGCTTTGAAGTAAAGGCTTTGCGCGCACTGGCCGATCGTGAAAACGCGCGGGTGCAGATCGAGCGGGCAACCGCGGGACAACACGTCGCGCACCTGGCTGCCGCTGATATGCAGCACGGTATACCCACTGCCGACATCGGTGGCAGACGCGAAGGTCGTGCCGAATCGCGTCCGCAGCGCTTGCTCGAGCGGCGCGGCGGATGCGGCGTCGTGCGGCAGCGTCGAGCGCGCAAGCCATTCATCCGGCCCGAGCCAAAGCACATCGTGATGCGTGCCCCGCGCGACGGTATTCGGTTGCGTCGGCGGACGACAGCCGAGGATCGATTCGCTCGCCTCGACGAACACCGGATCGCGCGCATCGCCACGAATATTCACCAATTCGAGAAACGGCCGTTCGCGCAGACGGAAGACCGTCTTGTCGCGCGCCTGATCCGCGCCCAGCAATGCATCCAGCCCAACCAACGGCGACTCCTGCCACACCCCGGCGGCCAGCGCGCGGTCGAGCACATCGGCCGTGACGTTCGACTCATTCAACATGTTGCCGCGCTCCTTCACTGTCGTAAAACACCGTGCTGCTGATCGTCGCGCTGACATTCTTGCCGTTTGCGAGCGGAATATTGACGGCGGTCCCTATCTTGTCGAGGCCGCCCTTCACCACCGCGAGCGCAATCGAACGTTTCAAGATAGGGCTGTAGTAACTGGACGTCACGTGCCCCAGCATCGGCACGATGGCGGTGGCGCCGGACATCGTCACCGGCGCGGCCGTGATTTGCGCGCCCTCGGGCAGGACCTGCTGCGAATCCGTCGTCAGTAAGCCGACCAACTGCTTGCGACCCGCCTTATTGGTATCGGATCGCGAAAGGGAACGCTTACCGATGAAGTCCTTCGACTTCGCCAGCAGACCGCCCATGCCGATATCCCCAGGGGTCATCGATCCATCGGTA contains:
- a CDS encoding DUF5943 domain-containing protein — protein: MQPQLPIDVDPETGVWTTDALPMLYVPRHFFTNNHIAVEEALGREVYAESLYKAGYKSAYHWCDKEAAQHGISGMAVFAHYLNRLSQRGWGLFTIVESDPTRAHAVVHLHFSSFVLAQPEARGKLCYMFAGWFAGAMDWVNDTVAEGQNRGPASQSVESQCAGECHGHCVFVVSPRG
- a CDS encoding electron transfer flavoprotein subunit beta/FixA family protein, which encodes MTKIAVMVSIGRHPVSGTWRYSRNDAAALACGLALVAEDSAQATLDVWHAGDPGNPALRDYLALGAGRINVMPLGDDEDAVAALGDVLKNYTLILTGSRADLGLASGMVPYALASRLGASVVPDAVTLTVRGGDVAVRQFLPKGVRRTVSATLPAVVAVHPLAEATPRFAYARMQAGRVVTAQRAATRDDAAASGVHAAWRWAPANAKPVRLAAVEKRSGHARMLSATTTESRGGNVVNAGSPVEKAQMILAYLREHQLVDY
- a CDS encoding aromatic ring-hydroxylating dioxygenase subunit alpha encodes the protein MKVSAEVRALVARREKGYTLEAPFYTSEALFDVDMAAIFKRHWIQVGVAPDVPEPGDFITVDIGNDSILIVRDDDMRIRALHNVCRHRGARLCEESKGSLSNIVCPYHSWTYDLNGKLLFAEQMGDTFDRCKHSLKTVHLEELGGLLFICLADDPPDDFAAMREKMTPYLAPHELVDCKIAASIDIVEEGNWKLVMENNRECYHCIANHPELTISLFEYGFGYQRTDDNEEGMTHFEDIVATRTAQWDAMKLPSAEIDHLDDRVTGFRTQRLPLDRDGESQTMDAKVASRRLLGRFQRADLGGLSFWTQPNSWHHFMSDHVVSFCVIPLSAGRTLVRTKWLVHRNAVEGVDYDVDNLTAVWRATNDQDRALVERSQRGIVSSAYQPGPYSPFTEGLVEKFSAWYIGRLEAYDALPDRTDDSAASHTHVISLVR
- a CDS encoding sarcosine oxidase subunit gamma yields the protein MLNESNVTADVLDRALAAGVWQESPLVGLDALLGADQARDKTVFRLRERPFLELVNIRGDARDPVFVEASESILGCRPPTQPNTVARGTHHDVLWLGPDEWLARSTLPHDAASAAPLEQALRTRFGTTFASATDVGSGYTVLHISGSQVRDVLSRGCPLDLHPRVFTIGQCAQSLYFKASLTLMQTAEDTFELIIRRSFADYFVRIMLDAAAPLRT
- a CDS encoding NADH:flavin oxidoreductase, translated to MRYPHLFKPLTLNRLTLRNRIVSTAHAEVYAEPGGLPGDRYIRYYEEKAKGGVGLAICGGSSPVSIDSPQGWWKSVNLSTDKIVDPLARLAEAMHRHGAKIMIQATHMGRRSSYYGEHWPHLMSPSGVREPVHRGNAKIIEVEEIQRIIGDFAAAAKRVKAAGMDGIEISAAHQHLIDQFWSPRTNFRTDEWGGSLANRLRFGKEVLLAVREAVGADFCVGLRMCGDEFHEDGLDHEQLKEIAHAMSETGLIDYIGVIGSGGDTHNTLANCMPPMALPPEPFVHLAAGIKSVVSVPVMHAQSIRDAAQAERLLENGMIDLVGMTRAQIADPHMVIKIRDGREDEIKQCVGANYCIDRQYLGQDVLCVQNAATSREATMPHVIAPSSGPKRKVVIVGAGPAGLEAARVARSRGHDVVLFEKNAQVGGQILLAAKAPQREQMAGIVRWFDMETKRLGVDRRLGTAADDKMIMAEKPDIVILATGGSAFTQQVPAWGVAEGLAVSAWDILSGKVAPGKRVLVYDGISTHAGAGVADFIASRGGQVEIVTPDVKVADDVGGTTFPIFYRRLYAQDVIHTPNFWLDKVYEEDGQKIAVLRNEYTEALQERAVDQVVIENGSTPNDALYWKLKPESVNRGQIDVHALFASEPQPSLSEPLGRGRFLLFRVGDCISMHNIHAAIYDALRLCKDF
- a CDS encoding electron transfer flavoprotein subunit alpha/FixB family protein, with product MTQHSAPNGRPPRITPRRPFTIGPCGLIRITLGTTPLAALCDDDAGPRHDHRQTSSKPTRLEKVAARSLMVLAYSDRGMLDAHAAEAIAAAALLADADTEVVLIVFGACHDDVAALGADRVLVYPEKERHLFAPDASVQLLRACVDRYRPLHLLMPDRAGEADLGRRYAASSGKSIATQIVEIDAHHVAVYADGTRQFASRTVPDIVLLARNAVVPALPFVGSGVRIDATEIDALATGAGKADTRPARYRDLGLDAMDSMRLPLEEADAIVAGGNGVRDVSALERLAVALGAAVGASRVAVDDGRFTRDKQIGATGKTVEASVYVAFGISGAVQHLQGIKSCRHVIAVNTDASAPISKRANLLIVDDAERVIAALTDVIETARTAHEQSRVPSAATAVSAVAPSASAPRSASRDIDASIDENAGAVA
- a CDS encoding GlxA family transcriptional regulator; translation: MSPERIASLTHFALMPLPNFTMIAFVNAIEVLRMANYLMGRNIYRWTVITPEGGPVSASNGLAVDSMAADACGTPDMVFVIGGIDAQRETRPEHLSTLRRFSRQGSALGGLCTGTYALARAGLLEGYACAIHWENLSALKEEFTQTRFLKELFVIDRDRVTCTGGVAPLDMMLHLIAPRVGTAIITQIAEQFIIEHVRDTSAQQKMPLVARLGSANKSLFEAIALMESNIEEPLSRNALASLAGMSQRQLQRLFREHLGVTPTHYYLTLRLRRARELLMQTDMSIMTITVACGFQSACHFSKSYREAFGTAPTTDRRRQLPSLGTLVGGVRAAA
- a CDS encoding dipeptidase, which codes for MSTLHDDSIIIDGLNISRFEKSVFDDMRKGGVTAVNCTVSVWESFQKTIDNIAEMKQQIRAYSDILMQVRTTADILTAKAQNKTGIIFGFQNAHAFEDNLGYIETFKELGVNVVQLCYNTQNLVGTGCYERDGGLSGFGREVIQEMNRVGIMVDLSHVGGKTSSEAIAASKKPVCYSHCCPSGLKEHPRNKSDEQLKEIADAGGFVGVTMFAPFLKRGIDASVEDYLEAIEYVIDVIGEDKVGIGTDFTQGYSTEFFDWITHDKGRYRELTKFGKVVNPEGIRTIGEFPNLTVAMQRAGWGEARIKKVMGENWMRIFGDVWAV
- a CDS encoding (Fe-S)-binding protein, which encodes MAPVYVITVLLWLSVASLGFAMARRARYWRAGRASEAGETRIWQLLTVPKRYFVDLHHVVARDPYIAKTHVATAGGAIMAIALVFLNYGFALYARWLDKLTLLAALVMLGGVFFVWRRRHGAQPAPTRLSKGPWDGLPWFLGAFAAGLVLWMILPAGALSGALAVIVALLIAAGAYAMTFGAAAGGPMKHAMAGLLHLAFHPRQERFSSGPVARDAVPPTALKRVALTAADYGVAKPVEFRWNQLLGFDACVQCGKCEAACPAFAAGQPLNPKKLIQDFVSGMVGASDAAYAGSPTPGIPVGQHHGAPDKPLLASMIEADTIWSCTTCRACVQECPMLIEHVDAIVDMRRNRTLVSGDVPGKGPETLANLRETGSANGHDIAARYDWAVDLQVQQIRAGRPVDVLLLAGEGAFDMRYQRTLRALVKILNRAGLSFAVLGARETDCGDTARRLGDEATFQQRATTLIATLSEFDFKRIVTADPHVLHSLRNEYRTFGAYFTVQHHTALIQELTDAGKVVSALPTALSEKRITYHDPCYLGRYNGEIDAPRNVLKGIGIRVVEMERHGLRGRCCGGGGGAPLTDIPGTQRIPNIRMADAGAVGADIVAVACPNCTAMLEGVQGARPDVQDIAELFAAGLE